One region of Peribacillus simplex genomic DNA includes:
- a CDS encoding MarR family winged helix-turn-helix transcriptional regulator: protein MYRPFENNLNIQLNKHDLHRAQWSILHYLSNYGSATLVELANYQSVEKPTITRTITRLEELGYVEHVPSKDRREKRMRLTELGSNLYSEVRVTIDQYEQDILKGITEEEQLAAIRIMGEIRNNIIK from the coding sequence ATGTACCGGCCTTTTGAAAATAATCTAAATATACAGCTGAACAAGCATGATTTACACAGGGCGCAATGGTCCATTTTACATTACTTATCCAATTATGGTTCGGCAACGCTTGTAGAGCTTGCCAATTATCAAAGTGTGGAAAAGCCCACAATTACCAGGACCATTACCCGTTTGGAAGAGCTGGGATATGTCGAGCATGTGCCAAGTAAAGATAGACGGGAAAAAAGAATGCGGCTTACTGAGCTTGGCTCAAATCTCTACAGTGAAGTCCGCGTGACAATCGATCAATACGAACAGGACATCTTGAAGGGGATCACTGAAGAGGAACAACTCGCGGCCATACGCATTATGGGCGAAATAAGAAATAACATTATAAAGTAA